DNA sequence from the Chitinophaga flava genome:
CAGAGAAGTTGGTGGTGAGGTTGACGATGAATCCGAGTTTGGGTATATGCGTAGTTGTTCTGAGCCTTGATCTGAAAGACCATGCTTCATAGTTGGAAGGCCCGAATATCCCGTACCAGATGCCGTTGGTAGCCAGTTGCGACTCATCTTTATACAGCAGTCTGTTGATGCTGCTGCCATACTTACTGTAATAGATCGCATTGGAAAGATTGAAGCTGGTGGCAATGGCTTCTATCCTGTGTGTGTTGATGGTCCAGTCGGCACCGATATCTGTTGTAGCGATATCGTTTACTGCCATATTATCCCAGATGCCTACACGAAGTTTTGTTTTCCCGGTTGGCCAATAGTTAATTTTCCCATTTTCGATTTTATAATCATATTCCGGCAACTCAAACTGACGGGGAGCGGAAGAAGTATTAAACCCATCCTTACTTTCCTTATAAAAAACAAACAGGGAGTTGTTAATCGTCTTGCCCAGATATTTAAGGCCTCCTTCCAGCTGAGCAGACTTCATCGGTTTCAGATAACTATTGTCGTGCATTAACTTCTGCGTATATACGAGATATACTCTTTTGGCTGGATCTTCATTATACACGTCCAGCAGGGGAATATCAAAATAGGTGGGCGCGGGATAACGATAAGACATACCCGGAGCTTTGGTAAACAACCCGTATCCCATGGTAATGGTCACCCGTTTGCTGAGCGCTAGCGAGGTATTGATACGGGGTTGTAATGTACCCCATCCATTCTGGATATCGTAACGTAATCCCGGGTTCAGGGACAGTTTACGGTTGAAAGGATAAAGATCGATATGGTCCATGATATAAAAACCGGTGTTAACGAGGGCAGGCAGGTATTCATAGGCGTAAGGCCGCTGGTTCTGATAACGCTGGTTTACAAACCTTGGCGTAGCTGGGTCTACCACTATCCCGTCTCCGTTATTGAAGGATATATATACATTAGCGCCGGCACTCCACTGGTGCTGCTTTTTTCCGGAGCCCCAATGGCCGTTGAATCCCAGGTTGGCACTGGCAGTATTGGGTTTTCCCAGGATATGGTCCACAGCGGTATAAACACCGGGAATATAATATCCTTCGTAAATCCCGGTAGTGTCTTTGTCACCGATAGGCCTGGGATCACGGTTCATGGCGTACTGGGAATAAGACTCCTGCCGGGCCTGAGAGAATCCCATGCTAAGGATTGCATTATCCAGGAACTTACCGTAGATATTATAGCTGGTGCGGTTGGAAATACTGAGTGCATTCGTTTTAGTGAAAACCCGCTCCTCGCGGATATCTTCGGGGTCCATTTTGATATCGTCATTCCGATAATTATAGGAAACGGAAAATGTGTTCTTCAGCTTTTGGCTCAGGCGATAGGTCCACATCAGGTCCAGGTTTGTTCTGTTATAGTTCTGCAGGAGGTTGCGCGGATCTGCATTGCTGCGCAGATAATCGATATATATATTCAGTGCACCCAGTTTTTTACCCAGTTCAAACCCCTTACCAATGCCATACTGAGTTGTGTATCCATTAATACCTATTCTTCCCTGCAAAGGTGTTGCACCTGCCTGTCTGTCGATGATTACGGCACCATTGGTAAGATCACCATATCTGGCGGATGCGATACCCGATACCACTTCGATCCGCTCAACATTACTTACAGGGATATCACGCAGGTCCAGGCCCTGAAAAGGTACATCAAAGCCGCTCTGGCCTGACTTCCGAATGGTAGATGTGGTATTCCCGAACATGGAAAGGCTCTTCGTTTGCATATTGGCATCATTGGAGCGGACGATATCATCCACAATGATGGCGGTACCCATTGAATTATTGGCTGCGGCAGCGTTTAAGGCGGCAGTTCTTAAAGTGATGGACTGTACATTTAGCAGATCCGGCACTTTCTCCTCCCGGCCTGGCAACGTATTTAATATATCCGCCAGGGAAAAGGCCTGGGCCTGTTCTATCACCTCGCGGTCAAATACCAGGGAAGAATTGGAGTTGGTGCCTTTTTGTACAGCATTCACATGAATACCGTTCAGCGTAAGACTCAGCTCCTTTAGCAGAAAGGTCTGCTGCCGGCCATAGGAAGCCGGAGACACCATGGTTTCTATGGTCTGTTTCCCGACATAGGAAATGGAAAGGCTGGAAGGTACGGAGTTATCTGGCACCCGGAATACAAAAACGCCGTCATTGTTGGTAGTCTGCTGGGCACCTGTTTCCTTCAGTTGTACGCTTGCAAATTCAAGGGGCTTGCCTTTTTCATCCACCACGCGACCAGTCAGCACACCAGACTGCGTTCCCGCCTGTTTTAGCGGAAGCATGGCAGCAGCATAAATAATATACCCCTCACCGTTAGTCCTGGTTGTATATCCTGTTCCCTGTAATACAGTGGCGATCAGTGCAGGAAACGGCTTGTCATGAATGTGCCTGGCCGGCACTTTTATCCGGGAAAGGTCTGCCGGGTTGTAAGTCAGTCCGGTGCCGGTAGCTTTTGACACATATTGCAGTGCAGAAGACAATGTCCCCGCAGGAATATTCAGCGTGTATACTTTGGCGTTACCTTGTCCGGTTCCCGCCAGTGGCAGCAATACCGAAAAAAACAACACCATCAGAATGTTATGCAAGTTTAAAGACCCCATCTCTCTAAAAATTTATTGGCAGGCATTTCCTGCTATATGAATAGTATCACCGGATTTCTTCCAGGTAATTCCGTAAATCAGTTTCAGTGCATTCAGCGTATGACTGATATCCTCCACAGGCTTGAAGGTGGTGGTGATGCGGCATGTTGCCAGTGAAGGTGCATCAAATACGATCGTACAGGTATAAGTCCTTTCAAGTACCTGGCGTAGTTCTTCAAAACTTACATCGGAGAGCATGACCGTGCCGGAACGCCAGTCTGCCTGCGCCAGCGCATACGTTTTCAGCACTAACTGGCTGGAGTTGCGGCGACTGGTTATCATCTGCCCTGCAGTTACCGTATCCGCTTTATATTTATCATTACTCACGGATACCAAACCACAGACCACTCCTACCCTTTCCTCATCCTGTTGCTTATAACTGCTGATATTAAAAGAGGTCCCGATATCTGTAATCAGCAAACCGGAATTGGTTGTAACGGTAAAAGGACGATCATCATCATGCAGCACTTCGAAATAGGCTTCTCCATCCAGTAGATCGACATTCCGCCTGTTATTGTAACGCAGCGTGGTAGCGGTGTTCATCCATACTACAGAACTATCCGGTAAAACGATTTTTTTCAGCTCACCTCTTTGGGTGGTCACCATAAAATCCTGATGTGTGCGGTTATGATTCCATATCCAGGCAACGTAAGTCCCCAGCAGTATACATACTACTGCGGCGGCTACACGAAAATATGGCCGAAGGAATTTTTGTCCGATTGATACAGCAGGTGTTACAGCCGGTTGCTGTATCAGTTGCCGGAGTTTGGCTTTTTGTTCATTTATTTCCTGTTGTTCTCCAAACAGAAACATTCCCAGCACCATCCGCTCCGCCTGCCTCAGCAGCGGCTGTCGCTCCGGATGGGTAGCGGCATAGTTTTGCCATAACTGCCGGTCCTGATCATTCCTATGGAGGCAGTAGTTAATAAATGAATCGTCTGTAACGAGGTATTCCAATGTTATCGGTAACTGCATCTGCAAAGTGCTTTACAGTAAGAGCAGTGTTCCCCCGAAATTTTACCCGCCTTTTTGCATATTTTTTTACAGTAATAAATACTGGATAGCGGAGATCATTTCTTTCGAATGGCCGTCGGCTGCAAGTTGGTCGCGCAGCGTTTTCACGGCTTCGTGTATTTTGTTGTAAATAGTTCGCTCGGTTAGTCCGGTCCTTGCTGCCATTTCACTATAGCTGAGACCTTCATAATATTTCAGCCTGATCAATTCCCGTTTTCGGGAAGAAAGCCTGCTGATGGCCCGCTGCAGCACTTCTTCTACTTCCTGCACCCGGATACGGTTGATTAAAAATACTTCATGTGAATCTTCCGTATGCTCCGGATCATCCGGCTGAAACTCACCAGGGAACTGCAGCTTGTTATGATTGTTATTAACGGCAGCGAGTAAACGACGACGGAAAGCTGTCAGCATATACGCCTCCGGGATAGCCACTGCTGTTAGTGTGTCCCTTTTCTGCCAGAAATACAGGAATGTCTGGTTAATGGTATCTTTCACCAGTTCTCTGTCGCTGCAGATCCTCAGGCCATAACGAAGCAATCCGGGATACCATGCATCATACAGGTCCAGCAACAGCTGTTCGTTCCCTTGCAGTAGCCCGTTCCACAATGTTGTTATATCCGGTCTGTCCATCTATACTGCTTTAGGCTCAACTTGAAAAGACGAGCGCAAAAGTAGAACGATAAAACCTGGGATGTTTACGAAATCGGGAAAAATTAAGGGGGAAGTTTACGCGGATCGGGAAAAAATCGCTTACCTTATCGAGATTCCAATTCAACAATCGTTAATCTGTTTCCATATAAATCAGCACAGTGAAAATACGTGCTGCCACCGGCTGTCTCCATCGGTTCGATAATGGTAAGCCCGTTGGTTTTCACATGATCAAACAATCCCTTACAATCATCTGTATAAATAACCAGCGTCGGTTGCCCACCGGTCTGTTTTCCCAGCAATGCCCGTTGTTCCTTACTATCCGCTTTTAAAAACCAGATACCGGATTGTTCATCACCACTGAAACGGATATGCAAAAACCTTTGCCCATCGGTCGTTTCAGCATCAAACAGTTTCTCACAAAAAAAATTCTTGCGGTAAAAATCAAATGCCTGGTCATAATCATCTACCAGCAGGATGGAACGGCCAAGTGTTGTTTTCATCATATTAACGGAGATAGGCGTTTTCTCCAAAGGTAATGGAAAACGGTATTTGAGCCTATCGATTCTGATAGTCAGCACTTTGCAGGGTAAATATTCTAATGGCGGATTACTTAGGAATGCTTCGTACGACCCGGGTAGAAAAAATACAAACCACCATTTTTTTTATTTACATTTAAGTATCGTAAAGCCCCGAATCGTTGAGTACCACGCCGAAATGAACCAGTACAAATTTGTCCCCAATGATCTTCAACGTCAAGCCAGGTTTATTTTTATCTGAATACGTCAGGCTGTACAGGATTGTCGATTTTCACTTTCCTGACAATTTTGTAGTTCCATGCAAAGTATATCCGCCACGGCCGGAGTACTGCTTACAATTTTTTCCAAAAGATATGGAAACCGCCCAATATCCTGATTCAGGTCTGGTTATTGGAAAGAAGAAAGTCATAATGATGGGACAGCATTCCAAGTTGATCCATCGTTATCCGGGTAACGAATTTTTATGTCTGCAAGTTATTTTTCAACCCGGAGGATTTTACCAACTCACTAATATCCCATCTGAATATTTGGTAAACAAGTATATGGACGCTGAAGATATTTTGGGCAAAAATATTCATCTGATAAACGAACAGTTGTTTTATGCCCAGGGCTATGCAGCAATGATTGATATTATTGAGAAATTCCTGATCGACTTCATCAGAAAAAGTAAAATGGTTAAACATCCTGTTGATGACATCAGTATACAGATGCTTCGTGAGGAAGAATTGTTTTCAGTGGATAGATTTTTGAAAACAGCTTGTCTTTCTCACCGGCAGATTGACCGGAAATTTAAAGAGCGAATTGGTATGCCGCCTAAACAGTTTTTGCAGCTTATCCGCTTTGATAAGGCTTTTCGCATGAAGAACCGTTTTTCACAGAAGGACTGGCTTTCGATAGCACTGCATTGCGGTTATCATGATTATCAACATTTAGCAAAGGAGTATAAGGAATTCACCGGTAAAACGCCTGCGCAGTTTTTTGAAATAGATAATAACGCTCCTGAACGGACCCTGGGTGATGTAGAAATATGATAGTAAAAAACGTCCAGTTCTTACCACTGCTTTCGTTCCATCTGAAATTAGCTTTGTGTTGTAAAATTTTTCAGATATGGAACGAAAACAATTTTTACTGACTTCACTCACAGCGATACCTGCTATTGCTTTTGGCAAAATAGCAGGTAATACCAGCGGCATAGCACCGGCATTCATTGTTCGTGCAGGCAGCAACCGCTCTGGCCAGCCTATGATGAAATATATGGGCGCCCATCCTAATGATGTGGTGATTTCAAGGCACGATACCAATAATCAACTGGCCGTTTTTTTATTTACAGGCCACAGCAACATCGGTACGCCATTACATGTGCATTATCATCAAGATGAATTTTTTACCGTATTGGAAGGAAAGTACAAGTTTGTTTGCGGTGAAATGACCAGTGAATTACATGCAGGTGATACTATCTTTTTGCCGAGAAATATCCCTCACCAATGGCTACAGCTGTCAGAGAACGGAAGACTGATTTATGCCGTCAGCCCTGCGGGTGAACTGGAGGATTTTTTCAAAGAGGCAAATGATTTAAAAACGCCTACCGAGGAAGAGATTAATAGGCTTGCCTTAAAGCACGGCATCAGGCATATTGGGCCGCCTTTAAGCTTATAAATAAAGCGATGAGTTACCTAAAACATAAAAGGACGTCTCATTTATTTTTGGGACGTCCTCTTATAGAATCTATTGGCCGGGGTATCACCGGGGTTTCATTCCTTTAATCAGCTCGTAGGCATATAAGGGTAACGACCATCCCAACCAGAAGAAGGTGGGACCAATGTCTGCAAAATTACCCAGGCGTTGCACTACAGGCATTTTCAGCGCCAGCCCCGATACTACAAAAGCCAGCGTAACAAGATAACTTCTGATCATCCAGTCTTTATGTTGCTTGTACTGCCCTTTTACAGCCAGCCACCAGGCTACAAAGGTGGTGGTAATCCATACGGACACCCACACCTGCAGAGAAAAGGCATAGGCCCAGTTGATAGCATAAGCCGTGGTAGCAGCCAGTACTACTGCACAGATACTGCTGGCCAGAATAGCCAGTAGATAAAGATATCCGATCACACGATGCGGTTTCCTGTTTTGCAGCAACCGCTTCGAAAATTGAAACGGGCCTAACACCAACGCACCTCCGCCGGCGGTAATATGCATCAGAAGAAACCATCTGACCGGGAAATATTTACCCATTGCTTCCGGTGTTAGCCGGAGGTATCCATCGGCAGTATGCATAAAGGTCCAGGTAATGTACAGAATGCCCAACCACACCAGGAAATAAAACAAATCTTTTAATGTCAAAGGGCCACCGGCCATCGTCTTACTCATGTTGAATACGAATTTATGGGAACAAAATTCCGTATCTGACCAACAAGAGTCAATAACCGAAAAATTATTCGGTATAGGCACTGGCGTTAGCAACGGCCTGTTTCACTTCTTCCCCATGCTTCTTACCCCAGTTATCGATCACTTCAATAACAGGCACCAGGGAAAGGCCCAGGCTGGTTAAAGTGTAATTAGCCCGCAGTGGGAAACCGGGCTGTATATTTTTCTGTACTACACCTAAGGCTTCCAACTCTCTGAGTTGCATATCCAGTACGCGCGGTGTGGCTTCCTTTATCAGCCGGTGTATTTCGCTGGGACGCTGATAACCTTTATGAATCATATCAACGATACAGGGCTTCCATTTAGCGCCCAGTACTTTCGTATATACAGTAATGCCGCAATCAAGGTCCAATGGTATTTTACGTTCGTAGGTAAACATGCTGCAGTAGGTTTTTTATAAAAAATAAATTCATCTATCGTCCGGTAATCCGGCAATAGATAAAGCTAAGGATATCTTTCGAGATTCTTTACACGATACTATTATCCAAAGATATTACTGCTAAATACAAAATGGTTACTGCGCTGAAAAGATAGGCTTTCCGAATTTTGGCAGCCGAAAATAACAATCATGAAAACAATAGTAATAACGCACTACGGACAGGCCAAAGAAGTATTTGAAACCATAGAAACCCCTATGCCCGTGTTGTCATCAGGAGAGATACTGGTAAAGGTGATGGCCACCTCCGTCAATCCGATAGATTATAAAATACGTGGAGGGTATCTACCACATTTAATACCTGCTTTTCCGGCGGTCCTGCATGGCGATGTAGCTGGTGTGGTAGCACAGGTAGGGCCCGATGAACAGCGGTTTAAGGTGGGCGATCGTGTATACGGATGTATCGGCGGTTTTTTAGACCGGAGTGGTGCACTGGGTGAATTCGCGAAAGGAGATAGTACCCTGTTTGCCCGCATGCCCAAAAACCTCGATTTTGCCCAGGCTGCGGCCCTGCCATTAGTGGGTATCACCGCCTATCAGACGGTGTTTGAAAAGGGTAATATCCAACCAGGCCAGCGAGTACTGATATATGGCGCCGCAGGTGGCGTAGGACATATTGCAGTACAACTTGCCCGCATAGCAGGGGCTGAAGTCTTTGCCACCGTTTCCAGCCAGGAAAAAGCCGATATCGTCCGGGCATTGGGAGCCCATCACACGATTGATTACACCCGCACCAGTATCGAAGACATGATCGCGCAATATACAAATGGGGAAGGCTTTGATATGGTGATTGATATGGTAGGAAATGACAACCTGCTCAACAGCTTCACACTGACGAAGGTAAGAGGAACCATCGTCACTATCCTGGCCTGGACCACACTGGACATCTCCCTCCTGCACCAAAAGGCACTCAGCTTCCATGTAGTACATATGATTACGCCTTTTCTCTTTAATGATACAACAGGGCAGCAACAACTCGGCAGCACATTGGATCATATCACAGCACTGGTGGAAGCCGGACAAGTAAAACCACATATTGACCGTATATACCCTTTTGCTCAGATTGCAGCTGCGCATGAATACGCAGAAAGCGGGGGCATTACCGGGAAAGTAGTTATTGCGCAGGAAGGTGGCTTGTGACATACCGGCGATCAATTCCAGGAGCTATAGTGTATCCCGATACACTATAGCTCCAATTCCCTATATTTACACCAGCTGTATCATTCAATCTGCAAACGATGATTCATAAGAGAGGTTTATTACAAGTTTCCCTGAAGGAAGACAAAATCCCATCTTCCCGGAATTACCCCTTTAATATTCCGGCACTCCGGAATTTCTCTACTTTGAAATTCCATCCCAAGGTGACCTACCTGTCAGGAGAAAACGGAATGGGAAAGTCTACCCTGATTGAAGCGATTGCTGTTGCCTGTGGTTTTAACCCTGAGGGTGGTTCGAAGAATTTTAATTTCAGCACCCGTGGCTCACATTCTGTGCTGCATCAGTATCTAACCATAGCCCGTGCGCCGGGAACGCCTAAAGACGGCTTTTTCCTGCGAAGTGAGAGTTTCTTTAATGTGGCCACCAATATTGAAAAGCTGGATAAAGAAGCAGAAGCGGGAACACCCATCATCAAATCCTACGGAGGCCGATCCTTGCACGAACAATCCCATGGCGAATCTTTCTGGGCATTATTTATGAAACGCTTTGGAGGCAACGGCCTCTATATACTGGACGAACCGGAAGCAGCCTTATCCCCTACCCGCCAGATGGCTATGCTTTCCCGAATGCATGATCTTGTGCAACAGGATTCGCAGTTTATCATTGCTACCCATTCTCCTATTGTGATGGCTTACCCCCACGCCACTATCTATGAACTAACGGAGAACGGCATACGAAAAACCACCTATACAGAAACAGAGAATTACAAGATATCGCACCAGTTTCTCAACAACTATGAACAACTACTGAAAATTTTACTGGATAGTTAAAAGTATTGCACTGCTCTCTTTGTAGATGTTCGATTTTTTTTGAAATTCTTACAAAAGTTACCGGGTAGACTTATAGACTTTTTCAAAAAGGCGCTGGAGAATATTTTTATTTTCGGTAAATATTTCACCGGAGCCATCCATCTGGGCCTGCAACGGTATTACTTTATGCAAACTGGTTTGCAGACTGTCATGGATCAGTTTTATTTCAAGAGAGAATGTGCTATCCATTGGCACTTCAGACCTGGAAACAATTTTTCCGGATAAAGTGCCATACTCCTCATAAGGATAAGCAGCTAGTTTAATTAGCACCTCCTGCCCTACTTTAACGCGACCGGCACCACTTATACCGATTCCCCCTCTTACTACCAGCTGTTGCGTTTCAGGCACCACCATAAAAATGCCCTCACCGGCATGCACAAACTGGTTTTCCTTCCAGAAGTTATAATAAACCACCTTTCCCTTTATAGGACTGACTAAAACAAATTTCTCCTTCCAGGAACCATAACTACCCAGCAGCTTTCTGGCTGCCATCTGCACGTCACGGATCACCGAAATCTGCTCTTTCTCGAAACTTTTGTTAAGATCAAAGATTTGCTGTTCCAGCTCTTCTACTTTAGCATTACTACGAAGTATATCGCTATAACATGCCTCCGTTGCCATCCGCTGATTCAGATACTTCATTCTGGCTTCGTCGTATTGTGCAGGAGCGATGACTTTATCTATCAGTAAAGACGAATCGCTGCCAAATCTGGCGTATTGCAGTTGTAGCTGCTCGCGAAGCAGCTCACTTCTTTTCCTGAGCTCTACCAACAGATTTTCCTGATAATCCCGCTGATGACGAAGGTTAGCCAACTTCTGCGGGTAACCATTCTTTTGAAGAAAATAGCGGCACTGCTCAACAGCCTGCAATAATCCTACGTACATGTCCTGCAGCTCCCCCAACTGATACCCTTCATGCAGATTGAGTACAGCCAATGGTTCCAGGAGGTGGCGGCTTGTATCAAGATATTTGCAGAACCCCGCTACTGTTTCAACATCTTCAAACCTTGCAGGGTTGGCAATGATTGCGATCACCTGATTTTCCGAAGCAGCAGAATCACCCGATACCAACAAATGCTGGAGATTTCCCGGAGTTTTAGCTACTATTTTTACCGGAGGACTGGCAGAATAAATCGTCACTCCTGCATTCACAATCTCCGGATATTTGATAAAGTAACAACCGATCAGCAACAACGTAATAATAACGCAGATGGTAGTTATTCCATAACGAACAATCCAGCCCGGTGTTCGTCCTAATATTTCATTTGCTTCATCGCTGTAAGGAATGTCATCCTCCAGCCATCTTAATTGATCTGCCTTTTGAGGTATTTCTGCTGACATAAATGATTTTTCAGGTTAAATCTCAGGAGACCAGTTCCAGCTGATCCTTCACCAGGTTAAAATAATATCCTCTCTTTCCTACAAGCTCCTCGTGTGTACCGGTTTCCACCACTTTACCCTTATGCAGTACTACGATCTGGTCAGCATTTCTGACCGTGCTAAGCCTATGGGCAATGACCACCACCGTTCTTCCTGTATAGAAACGATTCATATGCTGCATAATGATTTTTTCATTGGTAGTATCAAGATGGCTGGTGGCCTCATCAAAAAATAAATAGGCGGGATCCTTGTACACAGCCCTGGCAATCTGCAGCCGTTGTTTCTGGCCTGCGCTAATACCACTACCGGTTGTTCCGATTTTAGTACGGGTACCCAGCGGAGCTGTTTCAATAAAATCATCCAGGTTGGCAATATGTATCGCCGACCTCAGTTTTTTCCGGTCAGGCTCTTCCTCAGACAAACAGATATTTTCTGCAATGGTACCAGAAAACACAAAACCGTCCTGCATAACCGCGCCACTTCTGGCCCTCCACCATGTTGGTGAGATATGGGAAAATACAGTATCCCCTACCCGGATTTCTCCTTTCTGAGGTTGATAGAATTTAAGGAGAATTTTCATCAGTGTTGTTTTCCCGCTTCCACTCTCTCCCACGATAGCCGTAATTTTTCCTTTGGGGATTACCATAGATACATCCTGCAGAGCGTACCTGCCAAGCTCCCCCTCGTACTGAAACGATACATCACGGATCATGATATCCCCCAGCGCAGATTCTCCAGGGACCAGGTTGTTGTTTTCCGTTTCCTCATTTCCAATACTATGTACATCTCCCAACCGCTCCAGACTTAATTTAGCATCCTGCGCAGACTGTATAAAACCAAGTAATTGTTCAACCGGGCTATTCAACTGCCCAATAATATAACTGACAGACATCATCATGCCTAAGGTCATGTGTCCATCTATGACCGCTTTAGCACTGATAAATGAAATAAGGATGTTTTTTATTTGATTGAACACCACCGACCCCACCTGCTGATACTGCCCCAGGGTCAGCGATTTGATACTCACCTTGAACATCTTCACCTGTAACCTTTCCCATTCCCACAATTTGGAGGTTTCACAAGTATTCAGTTTTACCTCCTGCATACCGGAAATCATTTCGTACATCAGGTTTTCATTCTGGCTTAACCGTTGAAAACGTTGATAGTCCAGTTCCTTACGGTATTTCAGAAACAGCACTATCCAGCATATCCCGGCCGTACTGAAAGCCGCGTAGACCAGCAGCAATTTCCAGTTATATATAAACAGGACAATGATATAAACGAACAGGTTTACAAAGGAGAATACAGTCGACAATGCCGAACCCGTCAGGAAAGACTGGATTCGCTGATGGTCGGTAATACGTTGCCGGATATCACCTATCAGTTTGGTATCGAAATAACTAACAGGCAACTTCATTAGCTTCCGCAGAAAATCAGATAAAATACTGATAGTAAGCCTGCTGTTCATGTGTAACATGATCCAGCCCCGGATAAAATCTATGGCCATATTACCTACTGAAAGAGAAAGCTGTGATATCAGAATCAGGTAAACGAAACTAACATCCCGCCTGTTAACACCATAGTCCACCAGCCCCTGCGTAAGGAACGGAAAGATAAGAGATAACAGGCTACCGAAAAATACCGCCAGAAAAAGTTGCAGGATGTGTTTCCTGTGAGGTGATAAATATTTCAGTAAAAATTTAAATCCAGGTACTTTTTGTTCTTCTTCCTCTTCAAGAAATCCCAGCTCTGATGGTGCCAGCAACAATGCAATTCCTTTTCCATTCGTTGCATCCAGCCAGCTTTTCAGGAAGGTTTCCTTGTTTACTCTCACCATTCCATGGGCAGGATCTGCCACCAGGATTGTTCCCTTCTCCTTTCTACCTGAATAGTTTTGCGGCGGGAGCACCACAAAATGCTGCTGAT
Encoded proteins:
- a CDS encoding DUF2306 domain-containing protein; the protein is MSKTMAGGPLTLKDLFYFLVWLGILYITWTFMHTADGYLRLTPEAMGKYFPVRWFLLMHITAGGGALVLGPFQFSKRLLQNRKPHRVIGYLYLLAILASSICAVVLAATTAYAINWAYAFSLQVWVSVWITTTFVAWWLAVKGQYKQHKDWMIRSYLVTLAFVVSGLALKMPVVQRLGNFADIGPTFFWLGWSLPLYAYELIKGMKPR
- a CDS encoding helix-turn-helix domain-containing protein, which translates into the protein MIFNVKPGLFLSEYVRLYRIVDFHFPDNFVVPCKVYPPRPEYCLQFFPKDMETAQYPDSGLVIGKKKVIMMGQHSKLIHRYPGNEFLCLQVIFQPGGFYQLTNIPSEYLVNKYMDAEDILGKNIHLINEQLFYAQGYAAMIDIIEKFLIDFIRKSKMVKHPVDDISIQMLREEELFSVDRFLKTACLSHRQIDRKFKERIGMPPKQFLQLIRFDKAFRMKNRFSQKDWLSIALHCGYHDYQHLAKEYKEFTGKTPAQFFEIDNNAPERTLGDVEI
- a CDS encoding TonB-dependent receptor, translating into MGSLNLHNILMVLFFSVLLPLAGTGQGNAKVYTLNIPAGTLSSALQYVSKATGTGLTYNPADLSRIKVPARHIHDKPFPALIATVLQGTGYTTRTNGEGYIIYAAAMLPLKQAGTQSGVLTGRVVDEKGKPLEFASVQLKETGAQQTTNNDGVFVFRVPDNSVPSSLSISYVGKQTIETMVSPASYGRQQTFLLKELSLTLNGIHVNAVQKGTNSNSSLVFDREVIEQAQAFSLADILNTLPGREEKVPDLLNVQSITLRTAALNAAAANNSMGTAIIVDDIVRSNDANMQTKSLSMFGNTTSTIRKSGQSGFDVPFQGLDLRDIPVSNVERIEVVSGIASARYGDLTNGAVIIDRQAGATPLQGRIGINGYTTQYGIGKGFELGKKLGALNIYIDYLRSNADPRNLLQNYNRTNLDLMWTYRLSQKLKNTFSVSYNYRNDDIKMDPEDIREERVFTKTNALSISNRTSYNIYGKFLDNAILSMGFSQARQESYSQYAMNRDPRPIGDKDTTGIYEGYYIPGVYTAVDHILGKPNTASANLGFNGHWGSGKKQHQWSAGANVYISFNNGDGIVVDPATPRFVNQRYQNQRPYAYEYLPALVNTGFYIMDHIDLYPFNRKLSLNPGLRYDIQNGWGTLQPRINTSLALSKRVTITMGYGLFTKAPGMSYRYPAPTYFDIPLLDVYNEDPAKRVYLVYTQKLMHDNSYLKPMKSAQLEGGLKYLGKTINNSLFVFYKESKDGFNTSSAPRQFELPEYDYKIENGKINYWPTGKTKLRVGIWDNMAVNDIATTDIGADWTINTHRIEAIATSFNLSNAIYYSKYGSSINRLLYKDESQLATNGIWYGIFGPSNYEAWSFRSRLRTTTHIPKLGFIVNLTTNFSVYKRQRNIGNAGQPLGYVDIQSVYHDISELAPDSPIRQSLGLFSTDESDNSDPFYVNWNMQVIKEIKKKVRFSVSAYNVFNIVTRKYSDISKKVRELTQPVVLSGEISFKF
- a CDS encoding RNA polymerase sigma factor, with amino-acid sequence MDRPDITTLWNGLLQGNEQLLLDLYDAWYPGLLRYGLRICSDRELVKDTINQTFLYFWQKRDTLTAVAIPEAYMLTAFRRRLLAAVNNNHNKLQFPGEFQPDDPEHTEDSHEVFLINRIRVQEVEEVLQRAISRLSSRKRELIRLKYYEGLSYSEMAARTGLTERTIYNKIHEAVKTLRDQLAADGHSKEMISAIQYLLL
- a CDS encoding FecR family protein gives rise to the protein MQLPITLEYLVTDDSFINYCLHRNDQDRQLWQNYAATHPERQPLLRQAERMVLGMFLFGEQQEINEQKAKLRQLIQQPAVTPAVSIGQKFLRPYFRVAAAVVCILLGTYVAWIWNHNRTHQDFMVTTQRGELKKIVLPDSSVVWMNTATTLRYNNRRNVDLLDGEAYFEVLHDDDRPFTVTTNSGLLITDIGTSFNISSYKQQDEERVGVVCGLVSVSNDKYKADTVTAGQMITSRRNSSQLVLKTYALAQADWRSGTVMLSDVSFEELRQVLERTYTCTIVFDAPSLATCRITTTFKPVEDISHTLNALKLIYGITWKKSGDTIHIAGNACQ
- a CDS encoding VOC family protein, translated to MMKTTLGRSILLVDDYDQAFDFYRKNFFCEKLFDAETTDGQRFLHIRFSGDEQSGIWFLKADSKEQRALLGKQTGGQPTLVIYTDDCKGLFDHVKTNGLTIIEPMETAGGSTYFHCADLYGNRLTIVELESR
- a CDS encoding winged helix-turn-helix transcriptional regulator; translation: MFTYERKIPLDLDCGITVYTKVLGAKWKPCIVDMIHKGYQRPSEIHRLIKEATPRVLDMQLRELEALGVVQKNIQPGFPLRANYTLTSLGLSLVPVIEVIDNWGKKHGEEVKQAVANASAYTE
- a CDS encoding cupin domain-containing protein translates to MERKQFLLTSLTAIPAIAFGKIAGNTSGIAPAFIVRAGSNRSGQPMMKYMGAHPNDVVISRHDTNNQLAVFLFTGHSNIGTPLHVHYHQDEFFTVLEGKYKFVCGEMTSELHAGDTIFLPRNIPHQWLQLSENGRLIYAVSPAGELEDFFKEANDLKTPTEEEINRLALKHGIRHIGPPLSL